DNA sequence from the Eptesicus fuscus isolate TK198812 chromosome 7, DD_ASM_mEF_20220401, whole genome shotgun sequence genome:
ATCACCAAAAATTTTTTGTAGAAACAAAGTGTTTTTacaaaaatgcataaataaagaATATCTGTGAACATTTTGTAATGGGAAACATACCTGTGATCAATTTAGAGGTCATCGTCTGAAGAAATCACATTTTGACAAATATGGTAATTATGAGTTTGACATGTTTCAGAAAAAACACCCTTCTTTGTTATCACAGCACAGGCATTGTCTTCATCCTTGCTCTTGACTTCACATCTGTAGAGGAAAAGGCAGGATGTCCTCACTCTGCTGAAAGCACAATTGTGcgtattttgtgtgttttctctcttcttagaAAGAATGTACTATTCTCCAAGCTGGAGGTCTAAGACATTGTAATATTCAGACAAGAAATGCACAGTAAACAAAGACTCATTCAATGAAGAAATTGCTCCAAATAGCTTTTTAACTCAAAATGGTCATTTGTAAATAGAAATACTATGTGGAATAAAAATGTGAATAGGAAAGACTGGTTTCCAAACGCCATTTGATTATTGAATTCTAATATCTTATTCCttagaatttttaattattagaatCCTTCTAATAAAAAATGAGGATTATTCTATAACCTTTGAGAAACACTTCATAAGAATTCAAATGTAGACAATTGTATATTGACTACAATTTCTATTTATACCTCTAGTGTTATAGGTAAactaaaagaaaatgcaaatatgaaaataaattagctTAGAAGCCTTCATTTCTCTAAGGAAaatttcctacacacacacattaacaaATATCAAAGTCTGCAATCTATAAGAACCAGTTGTCTATCTAGAGTTTTCGAAAGCCCCCAGTAGGGATTGGCTGCTGAGCTTTTATATTTCCCAATGGTATTCAAACGTCAGACACTCACAGCTGTGGACTTAATGGGGTGCCATCCAGCCAGGTCCATGTCTTTCGTGGATATGTAATGTTCAATCCAATCCAAAAGTAGATTCCATCTTGTATACTATTTTGTATGAAAGCCTGTGAAAAGGGATACAGAGGAAATTAAGTGAGAACACCTACTAAAATAGcctcttctacttttttttcatctttaaaaggtttttatatttatctcCCTAATCAGGAAAATCTTAAGAAAGTTAAAGATGTTTTCTACCTGTGTAGGGCAAGGAAATCAATGTagaaagaaattcaaaatatgtgaCTTTATGTGAAAGCCTGCACTGCTTAGTGGAATTCATGAGAATGGTGGGTGATATAAACAGCAACTGATGAAAGGGTGCAAAGAGGATGTGAAGCAAAAACGAGGAATGAACAAGTCTGTTAAAAGGAGCAAGAACTATACATGGATTGCTCTGTCTACCAATGGGCAGGCTtgtagaaaactgaggcttacgATGAACTTCACATAAGTGAAACCAAAGAGCCCTCTATTTCCTACCCAACACATTAGGATATTGCCAAATATTTGTACTGCTTTTGATGAGTACCTCAAAGAGATCCTACCTTTCTCTCCAAGAAGGATGGCATGGATATCCTAGCTTTGTGATTTACTTAGGGAGTGAAATAGACAAGTTTATAAAAACTGTCAAGTTCTGCAGATTCTtatgaaaatgaggaaaataccGTGGCCTATGTCATAGGTTACTGTAAGCACTAAGTTATAAAACATTTGTAACTTGTCTACCACAGTTCCTGCCACATGAATGGAATTCAATAAATGGCTATAACTATTAGTCTGTAATTCCTGGGTTCTAAAATGTACCTATTTCTcccagttttcattttttttattttttttttctcttccatagTATATTTTTTCACTCATAGTAGATTAGCTCTTACCAGTTCAGCCTTGTCTTGGATCATTAAGAGTTGTGATTTCATTCTTAAACAGAATTGTTGGCTATCAGTCcatgaattaaaaattttaaaaaaattatagcattTCCCTTTCTCCTGCACCCAGTCATTAGGGCATAAGTTTAGTGTAGGGCTTcctgaaatgaaaacataagaAGAAGTAGGAATGAAAACAAGGtgtgaattattaaaaaaaacacagttttTGCACTAATTTTGTAAACTTTTTTCTTAAGGTTAACTATTTGTTCcacttttaagaaataaactcCCTCTCTACTGATTAGTAGTCTTTAGAAGAGATACATGCAAgaaatagttattatttattgagttattACTACATCAAGTAATTATCTGAATTTTTATGTACATGAatacataaaatgtttattttctatagGAAACTTACAAAATCCATGAAATGATTAACTCCATGTTcctcattttgtaaataaagatacCACGGTTAAAGTTAAGTAAAGTTAAATATAAACTGGGAAACTAAAGGTTGAGTGACTTACTCAAAGTTATGTAACTAATAATTGGTGGACATAGGGGAATTTAAAGTAAAACAGAGAGCTTGAATGGCATTAGAAGAAAACTACTGTggaaaaagaaagtcattttcAGAGTCCTTTTTAACTGCAGAAGAATGTATTTCATAACACACTGTATTAGCAAATTTGTAAAACAAATTGTTCAACAAGACCCCACTATCTATATGCCTCAATGGCCACCAGACTTATCTCTGTAAAAAGGGAAAATGTGGAATCGgtattaaaataaatctatactcAGAAATGAGTACAAACAGATTTCAACTGAACTAATGATCGTTTTATATTTTAAGctgaataatctatatatataaaagcccagcgaccattgcagcagaacaaccagaacaaccagaacgactggtcaaccagtctctatgatgcacactgaccaccagggggcagatacttaaagcaggagctgcccccttcaTAGACAAtgagctcccacagagggagggctgctcagccagaacctgAGCTGCACCGCACCCAGCCTGGTTCCAGCTCCTCCATGGCCGTCTGGGGCTTGGCGCAAATGTCCAGCTGCCGGTTTATTCCCgaccctcctcaccccaccccacctcaccccacccccacctcccggattgggcctaaacctgcagtcagacatcccaaggggtcccagattgcaagggtCTCAAGAACTTGGGTGCTATGGGCGCTCCTGTAGAGCAAGCGGTTACCATGGACAGGTTCCATGTAAGCCCAATGTcagcctgtttgtttgtttttcttaactaTGCAAACATATGACCCGCTCAGCGCTGGCAGAAGCAGCCAGGGCATTGGAGGGCGGGTGTCCGGGAGAAGGGGcatgggagggggtttggggcgCATGGCTACAAGGGGGTTTGGGATAGGATTGGAATCTCTTTCTCTGTAAGCAAGGGAGAAAAGATAGGAGCCACTGTTTTGGTGGCTGCACATGCCTCCCCCTTGAGCCCTGCAGCGCAGCGGGCTTGCACGCTGTTTGCAAACATGGCATTCTGTGCACACGTGCGGAGAAGGCGTGCCGGCGCTGCCTCGGGGAGTCTCGTCAGTGGGTCTCTTCCTGGGGGAGCGGGGTTTCTTTGGTGCGAATCACATGAGATCTGAATGTAGAGGTGGAAGGCAGCGCCCCAGGACTGAGTTCCCAGAGGGAGACTGCACCCCGCTTGCCTTCAGGCAAAGGCACTGGAACCATTCTTGGCGTTGGGCACGTGTTCGCTAAACCTGCGTGGCCCACGGGGCTGTGCCAGTGCGCGGGCACAGTGAgcggaggaggggaaggagggtggcccCGCGGGGCCGCTCACTTTGGGGGTGTGAGTGGTGGCCGCAGCTGGGAGGGGGCCGGGGAGCAGTGCCTTGGGATTGAGGGAGACACTTCCAGGGCTTCCGAAGTGCTGCGAGTGAGCCCTGGGGTCCTGGAGGTTGGGATGCTGCAGAGGTCGAAGGAGTACATACAAGCAGCGCCCCCGCAGCAGCACCCCCTCCCAAGGGGTGGGCGACGTGGGCGGGAGGGTGGAGCGAGGGTCTGGGAAGCCCCCTGGACCCCCGCGGGGCGCAGCTGGGCAGGTGCAAGTGGGAAGACGGGTTGGCTCTCACCGAGCCCAGTTGCTCCCTTTAACTGTAGGTGGCTTCCTGAAGGCTTTTGCAAACCCTCTTTCTGGGGAGGCTTTTCTTtcccccccggccccctccccccagcagcgTGCAATTCAAAGGCGCCAGCAGAGCCGCCCAGTCTCTCCCGCACCCAGTCGGGTGGATGTGGCACCCCGCAGGGCGGAACAGCCCGAGCCGCTGCCTGCTGGCGGGGTGGGTGGACGCAGGGGCCTCGGAGCTGGACCACCCGGCCCCCAGCGCGCTCTCCGCCTGCAGGCGTCCAGCTGCAGACCTCCGACCCCATTCCCCGGGTCAGTGGTGGGGTGGACAGCCACCTGGGAGGGCGAGGAAATGAAACCTGGGGCGAGTACCACGGATGTAGTCCTGTGACCTTCCCCTCCCAGGATAGTGCTGCGCTC
Encoded proteins:
- the LOC114231120 gene encoding killer cell lectin-like receptor subfamily F member 1 isoform X2; its protein translation is MSLFPSNSKMDYSIYRMFGQEQNTERSTIQKPRKHPYHCQHKWTCKVCHPNLRSFSDNHNMEMFVSENGTRECNCINTFPRKQPSNTNFTRSPTLNLCPNDWVQEKGKCYNFFKIFNSWTDSQQFCLRMKSQLLMIQDKAELAFIQNSIQDGIYFWIGLNITYPRKTWTWLDGTPLSPQLCEVKSKDEDNACAVITKKGVFSETCQTHNYHICQNVISSDDDL
- the LOC114231120 gene encoding killer cell lectin-like receptor subfamily F member 1 isoform X1, which gives rise to MSLFPSNSKMDYSIYRMFGQEQNTERSTIQKPRKHPYHCQHKWTCKGYPECPKWHQTALRLISIALLILIATVIGLIIWVCHPNLRSFSDNHNMEMFVSENGTRECNCINTFPRKQPSNTNFTRSPTLNLCPNDWVQEKGKCYNFFKIFNSWTDSQQFCLRMKSQLLMIQDKAELAFIQNSIQDGIYFWIGLNITYPRKTWTWLDGTPLSPQLCEVKSKDEDNACAVITKKGVFSETCQTHNYHICQNVISSDDDL